The DNA sequence TTTGTGATATATGTGGTGGAGAAGTTATCCAAAGAACAGATGATAAACGCGAAATTATTACTACACGTTTAGATAATTATATAAACGAGACAGCTCCGCTAGTTGATTTCTATAAAGACAAAGGTATTTTTAGAACAATTTCATCACACGGGGATGTAAATGAAATTGTTAATGAAATATTAAATTTACAATTAAAAAATGAAAGTTAGTGTTAAAACCCCTTTAGAAATTCAAAAAATCCGTGAAGTCGGATTAATTTTAAGAAATTTGAAAAACCACTTACGTCAAATTATTAAATCATCAATGACTTTAAATCAAATTAACGATATAGCTCATGATTATATTACTCAACAGCAGGGAATCCCTTCTTTTTTAAATTATAGTGGTTTTCCGAAAAGTATTTGTACTAGTGTTAATGAAGTTTTAATTCATGGTGTCCCCTCAGAATATTCTTTAAAACCGGGTGATTTACTTTCACTAGATATAGGTGTTTATAAGAACGGGTATCATGTAGATTCTGCTTTTAGCATGATCATCGATAATATCGATAACAAAAAAGCTCAAGATTTAATTAAATGCGCAGAAGAAAGTTTTTTTAATTCTATTAAAAATATTAAAGACGGTGCGCATTTATCAGATATTGGAAAAATTATTGAGGAAACGATTACATCTTGAAACTTTTTTGGTACAAGTTTGTATTGTGGTCACGGGATTGGTAAAAATCTTCACGAAGCACCAATGATTTTAAATTATTATGAACCGAGTTATGATTTAATATTAAAAACCGGCATGGTTTTAGCTATTGAACCGATGGTTCTTGATGGTAGTCCGGAAACGATTGTTGATAAGAACGATAATTGATCAGTTATCTCTAAAAATCACCAACTAACTGCGCATTATGAACATACAATAGTGATAACAAAAACAGGTTACGAAATATTAACTTAGTTTATGAATATTAATAACATAAATAATTTTTAAAAAAAATGAAAAATGATATAATCTACAAAGTTATAGAGTTTTTATTCCCATGCTTGTATTTCTTATACAAGTATTTTATATGGAAATAGAAGGATAAATCCCCTGACCTATAACGTGGAGGTTGAACTTGGCCGAACGTAATTTTATTACTATGGATGGAACAGTAAAGGAATTGATTTCAGATTCAAATATTATTGTTTTGTTAGATAACAAGATCGAAGTTATTGCCCATCCATCAGGAAAAATGCGTATTAACAAGATCCATTTATTACAAGGAGATCGCGTTCAAGTACAAATCTCGCCTTATGATTTAACAAAAGGCAGAATAACTTACAGGCTTCGTATCAAGAAAGGTGAAAAAAATGAAAGTTAGAACATCAGTTAAAAAAATATGTAACAAATGTCAAATTATTCGCCGTAAAGGTCGCGTAATGGTAATTTGCGAAAACCCAAAACATAAACAACGTCAAGGATAGGAGAAATTAGTGGCAAGAATTTTAAATATAGATATTCCTAATAATAAAAGAGTAATTATCGCTTTAACAAGCATTTACGGAATTGGTCTTTCAACATCAAAGGAAATCTTGGAAACTGCAAAAGTTGATGAAAACAAAAAAGTTAAAGATTTAACAGAAGAAGAATTAACAAGTATTAGAAATGCTGCAAATAATTACTTAACAGAAGGTAGCTTAAGAAGAGAAGTAGCTTTAAACATTAAGAGATTAATGGAAATTGGAAGCTATCGTGGTTTAAGACACAGAAAAAGTTTACCTGTTCGTGGACAAAGAACTAGAAGTAATTCTAGAACAAGAAAAGGTCCAAGAAAAACAGTTGCTAATAAGAAAAAAACTACAGCTAAAACATAGTAGTTAATTTTATTTTTCAGAAAGGATTAAAATGGCAAAAACAAATAATGCAAAAACTGTTTCAACATCAGAAAAAAAACGTAAACAGAAAAAATTTAATATCCAAAAAGCCCAAGCGCATATTCACGCTTCTTTTAACAACACAATCATTACAATTACTAATGAAAAAGGTGAAGCAATTACGTGAAGCAGTGGTGGAGCGTTAGGATATAAAGGATCTAAAAAATCAACACCGTTTGTAGCTCAACAAGCAGCTGCATCATGTGCAAAAATTCTTAAAGATTATGGAGTTCAAGAAATTTCAATTTTCGTTAAAGGATTAGGACCTGGGCGTGAAGCTGCTATTAGAGGAATTCAAGGAACAGGTTTAGCTGTATTAAGCATTAAAGATGTTACTTCAGCACCGCACAATGGATGTAGAGCTCCAAGAGCTCCAAGAAAATAATTAAGGAGAGAACATGGATAAATTTATTAGACCTACATTTGAAATAATTCACGAGAGTGACGATAAAAGGCACTGCATAGTTGCGGTTGAACCGTTAGAACGCGGATTAGGTGTTACGTTAGGTAACTCTCTAAGAAGAGTATTATTATCATCGATTCCTGGAGTAGCAGCATATGCTGTTAAATTTCATGGAGCAAGACACGAATTTTCAACAATTCCAAACGTTCTAGAAAGTATTCCGAATATTATTATTAATATTAAAAATTTAGTAGTAAAACCGGAAAATTTATTTCAGGAATCAAAAGAAGAAATCGTTTTAAAAATTGAAAATGCAACTGGCGAAGTAAAAGCCGGCAATATTAAATGCCCTACTGGTTTTTCAATAACTAATCCAGATTTACACATTGCAACTGTTACAGAGGGAAAAACATTTTCTGGAAATATTTATGTTGCAATTAATCGCGGTTTTGTTTTATTTACAAAAAATAAATTAAACATGAAAAAATCAGAAGGAATGATAGCTATTGACTCAAACTATTCACCTGTTAAAAATGTAAAAGTTGTAGTAGAAGAAACAAGAATCGGAAAAGTTAAAGATTTAGAAAAATTAACTTTAGAAATCGAAACAAATGGAGCAATTACTGCAAAAAAAGCAGTAGCATTTGCAAGCAAAGTTGTTATCGAACACTTAAATGAATTTGCTAATTGAGCTTCAGATATTCAAGCACAGGAATTGATTGTTGATCAAAAAGAAACAGAACAAAGAACATTCTTAAGTTCAAGTTTAATTGATTTAGATTTAACAGTTCGCCCATTCAATGCTTTAAAACAACAAGGTATTGAAAGAATTGAACAATTGTGTGAAATGTCATTGTTTGATTTAAACAACATTAAAAACCTTGGTAAAAAATCAGTTGAAGAAATTATTGAAAAATTAGACCAAAAAGGTTTAAAACTAAGACAAGAATAATTAAGAAGGAGAAAACATGTCATTTATTCAAAAACGTGGACAAAACACAACATGAAGAAATAATTTGATGAGAAATTTGGTTACTGAATTAATTGTTCACGGTCAATTAGAAATCATCGAAGTTAGAGCAAAAGAAGTTCAAAAACATGCTGATAAAATGATTACCTTAGCTAAAGAAGGTAGTTTGCATTCAAGAAGACAAGCATTAGCTTATTTAAGAGATATTAAAGACAAAAATGGAATTAGCGCAATTGATATATTGTTCACAAAAATTGCTGAAAAATATAAAGATCGTAATGGTGGTTACACACAAGTTATTAAAACTGAAAACCGCCGCGGTGATAGCACTCAAATGGCAATCATTCGTTTAGTATAAACTCAACCAAAATTTAAAAAAATTAAAATTATAACACCTCAAGTGTTATAATTTTTTTATATGTCTGAAAAAAATTTGAATATCATCGAAGTTGAAAATTTAAACTTTGGTTATTCACCAAAAAAATTAGTAATTAAAAATCTTTCAGTTAAAATTCCTCGTGGTAAGTACACCACAATTTTAGGGCATAACGGTAGTGGGAAAAGTACACTTTGTAAATTATTGCTTGGTATTATTTTTTCTCATGATGGAACAGTTAAAATTAACGATTTTGATATTTATAAAGACTACGAACAAGCTCGTAAATTTTTAGGAGTAGTGTTTCAAAATCCTGAAAATCAATTCATTGGAACAACTGTTAGAGATGATATCGCTTTTGGTTTAGAAAATAATTGTATTGATCCCAAATTGATGGATGAAATAATTTTAAAAAATGCAAAAATCGTTAAGATGGAAGAATACTTAGATTTTGAACCACAGAGATTATCGGGTGGTCAAAAACAAAAGGTTGCTATAGCTAGTGTTCTAGCTTTAAATACTGAAATTATTATTTTTGATGAATCCACGAGTATGCTCGATCCTAAATCAAAAAGAGAACTTCGAGCACTAATGATTGATATATGCCGTAAAAATAAAAAAACAGTAATAAGTGTGACGCATGACATGAACGAGGCTAACAGTGCTGATAACATTATTGTCCTAAAGGATGGGGAATTATTGATCGAAGGAACACCGAAATATGTATTTTCTCACGGTTCAATAATCAAAAAATCCAAATTAGATGAACCATTTCCACTTCTTTTATCTAAAGAAATTAATAAAAAAGATAAGAATTTTCCAAGAACATTATCGTACGAAGAGTTGGTGAAAAATTTATGCAAATAAAATGTAATCAAATTAATTTCATTTATCAACCTAAAACAGAATTTGCAAAACACGCATTGGTCGATATCAACACAACTTTTGCAGAAGGAAAAATAACTTGCATAGTCGGCAACACAGGAAGCGGGAAATCTACATTAATTCAATTATTTAATGCAATTGAACGTCCATCTTCGGGCGAAATTTTTGTTGGAAATAAGTGAATAATTCAAAAGAAAAACCGAATTAAAGATATTAAAAATCTTCGCCAAAGTGTTGGGCAAGTTTTTCAATTTGCAGAATACCAATTATTTGAAGACACAGTTAAAAAAGATATTTTGTTTGGTTTAAAAAGTTTGGGTCAAAAGAAAACTCAAGAATATTATGATGGTGCAGCAAATAAGTATATTAAGCTAGTTGGTTTGAAAACGGAATTTTTAGACAGTAGTCCTTTTGAATTATCAGGCGGTCAAAAACGTAGAGTGGCTATTGCAGGCATTTTAGCTATGGACCCGGATGTAATTATTTTTGACGAACCAACAGCTGGTTTAGATCCAGATGGTGAAATAGAAATTATGAAAATCATCGAATCTTTGCAAAAAGAGCATCATAAAACAATTATTTTCATAACTCACAATATGGATCATGTTTTAGAACATGCAGATAATGTTATCGTTATGAAGAATGGTGAAATAACTGCGACAGGGACTCCTATTGAGATTTTTGAAGACAAAAGCATAATTGAAAAAAATGACTTACTTTTACCGAAAGTATATGAAATAATTCATGATGCTAGATTGGTTAATGAATTAAGAAAATATAAAAAAGAAGTTCGCAACATTAAAGATTTAGCAAAATTTATTTTGTGATCAAGGGGGAATAATGAATAATTTTGTTCTTGGTCAATATATTCCTAAAAATACCATCATACATCGCTTAGATCCTCGTATTAAGTTTTTAGGATTGATTGTTTTGATAACTGCCATTTTTATCAAAGGTTATTGAGAATCTTTTACATATGTATCAATTTTTGTTGTTATTTTATTTATATTAGCTCAAGCACCGCCAAGAATAATTATTTCGATCTTCAAATCATTAATATTTATGGGAATATTCTTGTTTATTATAAATATGTTTGCTATATCGAGTTCTCATCAAGAAGTATTGGTCAATTGATCTTTTATTAAAATAACTTCTAAAACAATAACAATTACGGCATATATTATTTCTAGAATTGTTATTATGATGTTTTTAACATTTATTTTAACTATGACAACTAAACCATTAGATTTAACAATAGCGATAGAAGATTTATTAAAACCTTTAAGAATTGTTAAATTTCCGTCAAGTATTATTGCTATGATTATTTCCATTGCCTTGCGTTTTATTCCTACTTTAATTGATGAAACATTGAGAATAATGAAAGCACAAGCCAGTCGAGGAGTTGACTTTAAACATGGTAAGATTAAGGAAAAAATGAAGGCATTGACTGCTTTGATAATCCCTTTGTTTGTTAGTTCTTTCCAAAAAGCAAATGATTTATCAAATGCTATGGAAGCTCGAGGTTATAATCCTTACGGGAAAAGAACTAGATATCACCAATTTAAAATTAAATTATTTGATATTTTTGCTTTCTTACTAGTTTTAGGATTATTATCACTAGTTATTGTCACTTCAATAATCCCTGAACTTCAATGAATGCATGCTGGAGATAATTCTAGTTGATCGCCATATGCTTAATCGTTATTTAGTTACGTGTTCTTTTGATGGTCGTTTGTATAGCGGATGAAATGTTCAAGTTTCTACGCCAACAATACAAGCAACCATTCAAAATGCATTTAAAAAAATTTTTAAACAGGAAATTAAAATTTATAGTTCAGGGAGAACCGATGCCGGGGTTCATGCTGAAAAAATGTACTTTCACTTTGATTTCGCTAACGATTTTGATTTAAACAAGATATTAATGTGATTAAATCGTTTATTACCGTTAGATATACGTGTTATCAAAATTAGAAAAGTCAGTTTAAATTTTCATGCTCGATTTAGTGCTAAATGAAAAATTTATAGGTATAAATTTAAATACAACACACACCAATTTAATAATCAATATTATTTATTAATTAATAAAAATGAAATTGATTTTTCTCGATTGGAAGAAATTTTAAATGTATTTATCGGTGAACATG is a window from the Mycoplasma sp. (ex Biomphalaria glabrata) genome containing:
- the rpmJ gene encoding 50S ribosomal protein L36 gives rise to the protein MKVRTSVKKICNKCQIIRRKGRVMVICENPKHKQRQG
- a CDS encoding energy-coupling factor transporter transmembrane component T family protein; its protein translation is MNNFVLGQYIPKNTIIHRLDPRIKFLGLIVLITAIFIKGYWESFTYVSIFVVILFILAQAPPRIIISIFKSLIFMGIFLFIINMFAISSSHQEVLVNWSFIKITSKTITITAYIISRIVIMMFLTFILTMTTKPLDLTIAIEDLLKPLRIVKFPSSIIAMIISIALRFIPTLIDETLRIMKAQASRGVDFKHGKIKEKMKALTALIIPLFVSSFQKANDLSNAMEARGYNPYGKRTRYHQFKIKLFDIFAFLLVLGLLSLVIVTSIIPELQWMHAGDNSSWSPYA
- the rplQ gene encoding 50S ribosomal protein L17, which codes for MSFIQKRGQNTTWRNNLMRNLVTELIVHGQLEIIEVRAKEVQKHADKMITLAKEGSLHSRRQALAYLRDIKDKNGISAIDILFTKIAEKYKDRNGGYTQVIKTENRRGDSTQMAIIRLV
- the rpsK gene encoding 30S ribosomal protein S11, which codes for MAKTNNAKTVSTSEKKRKQKKFNIQKAQAHIHASFNNTIITITNEKGEAITWSSGGALGYKGSKKSTPFVAQQAAASCAKILKDYGVQEISIFVKGLGPGREAAIRGIQGTGLAVLSIKDVTSAPHNGCRAPRAPRK
- the truA gene encoding tRNA pseudouridine(38-40) synthase TruA, whose product is MLEIILVDRHMLNRYLVTCSFDGRLYSGWNVQVSTPTIQATIQNAFKKIFKQEIKIYSSGRTDAGVHAEKMYFHFDFANDFDLNKILMWLNRLLPLDIRVIKIRKVSLNFHARFSAKWKIYRYKFKYNTHQFNNQYYLLINKNEIDFSRLEEILNVFIGEHDFYNFSTKSIIKNNTIRLIKYIKIKKMKMGFEIEICGNGFLHNMVRKIIAFAIDNMNNTNWRDEITKFLDKKNNVYPKKVPGYALYLKNVIY
- a CDS encoding energy-coupling factor transporter ATPase, with the protein product MSEKNLNIIEVENLNFGYSPKKLVIKNLSVKIPRGKYTTILGHNGSGKSTLCKLLLGIIFSHDGTVKINDFDIYKDYEQARKFLGVVFQNPENQFIGTTVRDDIAFGLENNCIDPKLMDEIILKNAKIVKMEEYLDFEPQRLSGGQKQKVAIASVLALNTEIIIFDESTSMLDPKSKRELRALMIDICRKNKKTVISVTHDMNEANSADNIIVLKDGELLIEGTPKYVFSHGSIIKKSKLDEPFPLLLSKEINKKDKNFPRTLSYEELVKNLCK
- a CDS encoding DNA-directed RNA polymerase subunit alpha, whose product is MDKFIRPTFEIIHESDDKRHCIVAVEPLERGLGVTLGNSLRRVLLSSIPGVAAYAVKFHGARHEFSTIPNVLESIPNIIINIKNLVVKPENLFQESKEEIVLKIENATGEVKAGNIKCPTGFSITNPDLHIATVTEGKTFSGNIYVAINRGFVLFTKNKLNMKKSEGMIAIDSNYSPVKNVKVVVEETRIGKVKDLEKLTLEIETNGAITAKKAVAFASKVVIEHLNEFANWASDIQAQELIVDQKETEQRTFLSSSLIDLDLTVRPFNALKQQGIERIEQLCEMSLFDLNNIKNLGKKSVEEIIEKLDQKGLKLRQE
- the infA gene encoding translation initiation factor IF-1 — protein: MAERNFITMDGTVKELISDSNIIVLLDNKIEVIAHPSGKMRINKIHLLQGDRVQVQISPYDLTKGRITYRLRIKKGEKNES
- the map gene encoding type I methionyl aminopeptidase; protein product: MKVSVKTPLEIQKIREVGLILRNLKNHLRQIIKSSMTLNQINDIAHDYITQQQGIPSFLNYSGFPKSICTSVNEVLIHGVPSEYSLKPGDLLSLDIGVYKNGYHVDSAFSMIIDNIDNKKAQDLIKCAEESFFNSIKNIKDGAHLSDIGKIIEETITSWNFFGTSLYCGHGIGKNLHEAPMILNYYEPSYDLILKTGMVLAIEPMVLDGSPETIVDKNDNWSVISKNHQLTAHYEHTIVITKTGYEILT
- the rpsM gene encoding 30S ribosomal protein S13; its protein translation is MARILNIDIPNNKRVIIALTSIYGIGLSTSKEILETAKVDENKKVKDLTEEELTSIRNAANNYLTEGSLRREVALNIKRLMEIGSYRGLRHRKSLPVRGQRTRSNSRTRKGPRKTVANKKKTTAKT
- a CDS encoding energy-coupling factor transporter ATPase, which gives rise to MQIKCNQINFIYQPKTEFAKHALVDINTTFAEGKITCIVGNTGSGKSTLIQLFNAIERPSSGEIFVGNKWIIQKKNRIKDIKNLRQSVGQVFQFAEYQLFEDTVKKDILFGLKSLGQKKTQEYYDGAANKYIKLVGLKTEFLDSSPFELSGGQKRRVAIAGILAMDPDVIIFDEPTAGLDPDGEIEIMKIIESLQKEHHKTIIFITHNMDHVLEHADNVIVMKNGEITATGTPIEIFEDKSIIEKNDLLLPKVYEIIHDARLVNELRKYKKEVRNIKDLAKFILWSRGNNE